A genomic region of Methanofollis fontis contains the following coding sequences:
- a CDS encoding DUF424 domain-containing protein → MYLKVHRSPEGEVVAVCDADLLGTTLSHGDVQVSITGAFYGTERATEEEVRSALKNASNANLMGEKAVGIAIAMGLITEEGCISVGGVPHALIISI, encoded by the coding sequence ATGTATCTCAAGGTTCACCGGAGCCCGGAGGGCGAGGTGGTGGCGGTCTGCGACGCCGATCTGCTCGGCACCACCCTCAGCCATGGCGATGTGCAGGTCAGCATCACCGGCGCCTTCTACGGCACCGAGCGGGCGACCGAGGAGGAGGTCCGCTCCGCCCTCAAAAACGCCAGCAACGCAAACCTCATGGGGGAAAAAGCGGTCGGGATCGCCATCGCCATGGGGTTAATCACCGAGGAAGGGTGCATCTCGGTCGGCGGTGTGCCGCACGCCCTTATCATATCGATCTGA
- a CDS encoding class I SAM-dependent methyltransferase, which translates to MRVRRVEKRHLAAAVGEEWVDPDRRPYVDGETAYVPVREGFFCDAEIPERRPYRGRPFQMVGDTAILHGERPTAEEVAAIVAWRRPACVLHLRTIDGVRRIPEAEVLYGEAHPVRHRENGLTYHLNPVEVMYAAGNLEERAHMGRIVRPGERVADMFAGIGYFTLPMAAAGARVHATEINPVSFGYLQENIRANRLSERVEAVCGDCRRHLTGVYERIVMGHFDAPSFLPDALSHAVPGTVIHLHAVGDATAAIWEALEATDYSATVDTRKVKKYGPHIWHVVHDVELL; encoded by the coding sequence ATGAGGGTCAGACGGGTCGAGAAACGGCACCTTGCGGCAGCGGTCGGTGAGGAGTGGGTCGACCCGGACCGCCGCCCCTATGTCGATGGGGAGACGGCCTATGTGCCGGTGCGTGAGGGATTTTTCTGTGATGCCGAGATCCCGGAGCGGCGCCCGTATCGCGGCCGCCCCTTCCAGATGGTCGGAGATACGGCGATTCTGCACGGCGAACGCCCGACCGCAGAGGAGGTGGCGGCGATCGTCGCCTGGCGCCGGCCTGCATGCGTGCTCCACCTCCGCACGATCGACGGGGTGCGCCGGATCCCGGAGGCGGAGGTGCTCTACGGCGAGGCGCACCCGGTCCGCCACCGGGAGAACGGACTGACCTACCATCTCAATCCTGTGGAGGTGATGTATGCCGCCGGGAACCTGGAGGAGCGCGCCCATATGGGACGAATCGTCCGCCCCGGCGAACGGGTCGCCGATATGTTCGCCGGCATTGGCTACTTCACGCTGCCGATGGCGGCGGCGGGCGCCCGTGTGCATGCGACGGAGATCAACCCGGTTTCGTTCGGGTATCTCCAGGAGAATATCCGGGCAAACAGGCTTTCAGAGCGGGTAGAGGCGGTTTGCGGCGATTGCCGCCGTCATCTCACTGGTGTTTATGAGCGGATCGTGATGGGCCATTTCGATGCCCCCTCCTTTCTCCCCGATGCCCTGAGCCATGCCGTCCCCGGCACCGTCATCCACCTCCATGCCGTCGGCGATGCGACGGCGGCGATCTGGGAGGCCCTGGAGGCGACCGATTATTCAGCAACGGTTGATACCCGTAAAGTAAAGAAATATGGGCCGCATATATG
- a CDS encoding 60S ribosomal export protein NMD3, translated as MDILTSVCPRCGRPSVGLCRECRAGETEWLTCEPRLESIYCPVCGSQKRGKTWSDTTVDRETLLQEIAASAVHLHPDLRGPEITFTFRDTSPNRTIASASVSGKLYGVPVSGECRTLIIWRKEQCDRCNRISGGYYEGIIQVRATGRRPSLYETETAARIAEESESALQDAGERLSFVSQIEEKKDGLDIVVGSNHIGQVISGAIAGALGGRVTTHPKLVGEKDGKRLYRITFLVRLPRYQRGDVVVVRDRYLEVRSTSQGQIHGFDLQEGSGRIIKEDEIERQVGNVGEAEDALVAYLYDDIIGLLDPKTQEAVECRAYGWLRPEEGGMIRVVRDTETGRFVLVG; from the coding sequence ATGGACATACTTACAAGCGTCTGCCCGCGCTGCGGGCGCCCGTCAGTCGGGCTGTGCAGGGAGTGCCGGGCGGGGGAGACAGAATGGCTCACCTGCGAACCGCGGCTGGAGAGCATCTATTGCCCGGTCTGCGGGTCGCAGAAACGCGGCAAGACCTGGTCGGATACGACCGTCGACCGGGAGACACTCCTCCAGGAGATCGCCGCATCCGCCGTCCATCTCCACCCGGATCTTCGTGGTCCGGAGATCACGTTCACGTTCCGGGACACAAGTCCGAACCGGACAATCGCCTCGGCCTCGGTCTCCGGGAAGCTCTATGGTGTGCCGGTGAGCGGGGAGTGCAGAACCCTGATCATCTGGAGAAAGGAGCAGTGCGACCGCTGCAACCGGATCAGCGGCGGGTATTACGAAGGGATCATCCAGGTCAGGGCAACCGGGCGGAGACCGTCGCTTTACGAGACGGAAACCGCCGCACGGATCGCCGAGGAGAGCGAGAGCGCCCTGCAGGATGCGGGCGAACGCCTGTCGTTCGTCTCGCAGATCGAGGAGAAAAAGGACGGGCTGGACATCGTCGTCGGATCCAACCACATCGGGCAGGTGATCTCGGGGGCGATCGCCGGTGCGCTCGGCGGGCGGGTGACCACCCACCCCAAACTCGTCGGCGAGAAGGATGGTAAAAGGCTCTACCGCATCACCTTCCTGGTCCGCCTGCCCCGCTACCAGAGGGGCGATGTGGTGGTGGTGCGCGACCGCTACCTGGAGGTGCGCTCGACCTCCCAGGGGCAGATCCATGGCTTCGACCTCCAGGAGGGGAGCGGCCGCATTATAAAGGAGGACGAGATCGAGCGGCAGGTCGGGAATGTCGGCGAGGCCGAGGACGCCCTGGTCGCCTATCTCTATGACGACATCATCGGCCTCCTTGACCCGAAGACCCAGGAAGCAGTGGAGTGCCGGGCCTACGGGTGGCTCCGACCTGAGGAGGGCGGCATGATCCGGGTTGTCAGGGACACCGAGACCGGGCGGTTCGTGCTCGTCGGATGA